The nucleotide sequence TTAGTAATAGGAGTTAAGTTGGGTGTCGTCTCCTCCGTTACcattctattctttcttcctctcgcTTGCTGACTTCTCTCTACCCCAAGATTCGAATTGATAAGCTAGTGGATAAATGGTCAGGCTCCATAGAAATCGGAGTGACAACCCACAACCCAAACAGCCTGGAGTATCCTGCAACTATGACCAATCTTCGCTCAGGTACTAGAGAGCTGGGCCCTTAAGGGGAATTGGTAGGGAGTTTCTCAAGACTATAACTAAGGGGAGTAGGGTTTTCCTTCTGTAGGCACCATCATGATGAGTGGCTGTGGAATCCTGACCAATGGCAAAGGGACACGTCGGGAATACTGTGAGTTCAGCCTAGATGAGCTACAGGTGAGAGCCAGGATCAGGGCCGGAAaggtggtggggaggggtagAGGGGTGGTTACTCTAAACTTTTTTCCTACTAGAAAAATTGGGTTGTTTACACGTGTTTGCAGGGAAGATTTTTTGCTTAGTCAGCCCTTACTATTGTTAAGTCCTAACCTCTGTCTGATAATAATAGTTAGATGAGAAGACCCCAGGACTTTTGCTTCATTTGAATGTGGGACCTGGGGGATGGAAAATCTGAATACTATGAGATCTCTTGTTCCCCTCCCCAAAGGAAGGGGATCACATTGGTCTCACCAGAAAAGCCAGCTCTGCACTACACTTCTTCATCAATGGAATTGACCAGGGTAAGGTGGAAAAAACAGCCGAGGTAAATATGTGAGGGTGGAGTAATTGGGCAGAGGTTGGGACCGAGGCTGACGCAGAGAGGTTGGAGAGGATTTGAGATTAATAAGGGTAAAAGATGGGACTGGGCCCAGGTTTGATTCGTTCTctgcctctttccccttccatgaTTTTGTGTTAGTATCTTTGGGCCTCTCTCTGAGTTCGTCTCTCCGTAtgactctttccttccttccttcctttctttcttggtcCCTGCGTAGGTGTGGCAACTTCAGTGACACCCCCAGTGGTGTATGGTGTGGTGGACTTGTATGGGATGGCAGTGAAGGTGACCATTgtccacaaccacaaccacagcGACCGTCTTCGACGAAACAATGCAATCCTTCGGGCCCTGTCTCCTGAGGGTGCCCATCGAAGGCCCCCTCCTGGCCTTGCCCACTCTGAGCCTGATCGCCTGCTCTTCCACCCCAACTGTGGACAGAAGGCAGCAATCACCCATGAAGGACGAACTGCTCTTCGACCCCAGTATAGCCCCTGGGATTGGAAGGGGCTTGTTTGGGTCAGGATAGGGGGATAGGTCCTTCGGAGTAGGTGGATAGAATGGCACCTAAGGGATAAATGGGGTTTGGGACTGGGGGAATCTTCTCCCTAATCAGTAGTCAAAGGAGGCTGGAATTTGGGGGCAGCTGGAAGTATGGGTGGGTCTTAGGTAGTAGAATGCGGCTGATTCCCCATTTACTCCACTCACAGTGCCACTGATGACTTCAATCATGGTGTGGTGTTGAGCAGCCGGGCTCTTCGGGATGGAGAGTTATTCCAGGTTCGAATTGACAAAATGGTGGACAAGTGGGCAGGTTCAATTGAAATTGGAGTCACCACCCACAATCCAGCTTATCTGCAACTGCCTTCTACCATGACCAACTTGCGTTCAGGTGAGAGGGGCTCCTGCTCCAAGGGTGGGGAGAGATGTTTGGAAAGGGATGAGTCTGGATAAGGAGGGGTAGAGGGACAAGttctgggaaggaagaaggagccaAGGATAAGGGAAGAGGGTGTCTTCCAGTACCTTTGACTCCCATACTCTGTGTAGACTCTTTAGAGCCTCTAGCTCAACTCCATGACTCCCAGTCCCAGACAGGTGAAATCACCTAATAGTCAAGGAAAGATCTAgaactaaaacccaggtcttcaggtTTAACATCCTAGCCCTATAATGTATCCTCCTTTGTTCCTTCTATCCCATTGACCTCTTAAGGACATGGACTTCTCCCAACCCTCACTTTTTTTCACCAGGAACTTGGATGATGACTGGGAATGGGGTGATGCACAATGGGACGACCATCCTGGACGAATATGGTCATAACCTTGACCGACTCAAGGTCTGGTAGGGGGTGTGGACTTTGTTCCCCAAGGGGCATAGCAGGCAGGACTAGAGTATGGCAATGATTTCCCACCCTCATCCCACCCCTGGGGAAAGAGAGACTCTAGTATGGTTAGTGGTGGGCAGTAGATAACATCCTTTCCTTCATTCAGTATCGTTCAGGGACTATGTCTGACTTTATATTCCTTTCCCCAAGGCAGGGGACACAGTGGGTGTAGTACGGCGAGAGGATGGCACCCTCCATTTCTTTGTCAATGGGGTGGCCCAAGGTCCTGCAGCATGGAATGTGCCCCCAGGAGTTTATGCCGTAGTTGATCTTTATGGCCAGGCTGCACAAGCCACCATTGTGGATGACTCTGGTGAGGAAAAAACATAAGGACAGGCAGGAAGCATTTTGTGGATCTAGAAGGGGAGGTCCAGGAGGAGTTGGAGACCAAGAAACATGAGGattgtgaaacaaggatgtggTAGCTGATTCTgtaccctccccccaatccctaGAGCTACTGCCGCTCCCTGATGACATTTCTGAAGGAAATAACCAGCTGTCACCAAGTTCACCTTCATCTGGAGCAGGAGCCACTGACCTTCGATTTCACCAGCTTCACGGCAGCAATGCTGTCATCACTAACGGGGGCCGTACAGCGCTCAGGCACAACTGTCGAAGTGAATTCAATGATGCCATCGTCATCTCCAACCGGTCAGTCACATAATAGGGGATGAAGGTATcagtttccctttccttccttccccctttcctgctGCCTGGTTCTTGTATCCCTGATGCCTTCAGAGACTGTCTTTGagtctcccccttctctctggcAGGGCCCTTCGAGATGGAGAACTCTTTGAGATTGTTATCCAGAAGATGGTCGATCGTTGGTCAGGATCTATTGAGGCTGGTAGGTTGGTTATTAGGGTGCTTGAGGGGAAGGTTGACGTTTTAGGATGGCTTCCTGAGCCATAAAGGGGACTCCTTCTCCCCCTGCAGGAGTGACTGCCATACGGCCAGAAGACCTAGAATTCCCCAACACAATGACTGACATTGACTATGACACGTGGATGCTGAGGTGAGgcaatttattcatccattcactacttctttcatttcttgagTGCCTTCTTGGCAAAGGACTTTGCCAGGCATGAGATGGGATaaaggagggagaagacaaaGCCCAGCTGACCCCCTGGGATGGAAAATACTTTTAGGTACAGTCCTTGGCTGTGGAGGAGTTTTGTTGAACTTGGTGCAGAGGTAGCTGTTGTTGATGGGGAATTTCCATAACAGTGGTCTAAACTGTTGCATAAGTATAAGGAAATAGAATACATCCcttgtggaagggagagaaaaatgcaACATAGCATGTAAATACCATGGCAGGCACACCTTTCAGATAAAGGATTATGTTGGAATAGGTCTAGGGTCAGGTCACCTCACTAAGATGATATCTTAGTTAAAGGGAATTGCTGGCAGTGAGCAGGGTGAAGGTCTAGGCCTGGGAACACATCCTGGTCTTAATACTTTTATCAAGATCCTAGGGAAATTTTCTGATAAAAGGGTGGGTTTCCCTGTTTCACAGGGAGGCtgacttcccctttccccttcaatAGTGGCACAGCTATCATGCAGGATGGAAACACCATGCGAAACAACTATGGCTGTGACCTTGATTCTCTAGGCACCGGCTCTCGGATTGGCATGATGCGTACTGCTAAGGGGGACCTGCATTACTTCATCAATGGCCAAGACCAAGGGCCTGCCTGTTCTGGCCTCCCTGCTGGGAAAGGTGACCTCCCTGTTCAGGGATCCAAGTGTCTGGCCCTATTAGCCTCTAGTTCTCCAAACCAACCTTTTCCTTTTAGGGATGCAAGACATCCCCTCGACCCACACCCCTTTTTGGGGACTCAGATACCTTAGTCCTCATTCCCTTTAGGATTTCAGGCAACTGGTGTCCCAGCCCCTGCCTCTCCCTCTGACCCCAGAGGTGTATGCTGTGGTGGATCTCTACGGCCAGTGTGTCCAGGTCTCCATTACCAGTGCTACAGGCCCTATGGATAACAGCCTGTCAACCAGCAATGCCACTGAGaaatctttccctcttcattcccCAGGTGAGAACTTCAAGGAACAAGGGATCAGTAGGTGTAAGGAGAGTTTTGGAAGCAACATTATAGAAAAATGATGGACTTGAGACTTGGGGATTATTGTATATGGGAGATAATAGCTGTGGTTTAGGGATCATAGATGAGAAAAAGGTTGTGGACAGGACACTTTTGGGTGAAGGGGAAGACTTAaggattcagagagagagaaatgagaaggataaccagtgtttgctttttctttatgaaGAAGTGCTGTTATAAATCCATGAGCTTTTAGACTTGGGGTCAAGGAAGTGTTCATTGCAACTTTTGGTTTGGGGAGCTTTTCCTCTCTCATAGAGGAAAATGTATTGCTATATGTCCTTGCTGCCCCTCCCAGTTTCCTGTTTGAATAGGAAATGGTCTGCTGAgtcttctctctcactttctaaAGAGGCAGGCAGCCTATGTTTGGTGCCTCACTGGTGAAGAGATGACCTCATAAGGCTTTCTTGCCACTGACCATTTCAGGAATGAGCACTTTTTGGCTAAAGTACTAAAATTTACATCCTTCTCCCAGCGTAGAAAAGTTACACCTCCCTTGTTTCTATACCTCCAACTTCCCTCTGTGTGCTCTTCCTTTCCCAGTGGCAGGTGTGGCTCACCGATTCCACAGCAGCTGTGGGAAAAATGTGACATTTGGTGAAGATGGTACTCGGGCCATGAGGGTAGCTGGCTACGCTCATGGCCTAGTCTTCAGCATGAAGGAGCTCAGGACTGATGAGGTCTTTGAGGTAGGATGAGGCTGGGGTTGGGATCCTCCAGTCAAAGAGTGCTGTTAAAGGACAGATTTGGAGGAAACTCATGATAATTCATTCTTCTTCatacttctgtttttttctttcctgctgaTTTTACCTCATCTCCTGActacttccctcctctccctccaggtACAAGTGGAAGAGCTGGATGAGAAGTGGGCAGGTTCATTCAAAGTAGGACTGACAACACTTCTACCAGGGGACTTGGGGCCTGGGGGAGGGACTGGGGCAGGGCCAGGGCTGCCCACATCACTACCAGAGCTACGGACTAAGACCACATGGATGGTTTCTGGCTGTGAGGTGAGACGTAACGGACAGCTTCAGCGGATGAACTATGGACGAAATCTGGAGAGGCTGGGGGTGAGCAGGGCCTGGAGGACggagaatatatagagagagcacTGGGAGGGCTGAGAAATAcgggaagtgggggaagggagtgtgTTAGGAGAGGTGGTATGAGATTATGGAAAGGGAGGACAGAACTCTGGTAGAGGGGCTAGAAGAGGAGAACACAGAGAATGTATTACAGTGTTTTTGAATTATAAACCTGTTTGAAATCTCTGTGCAGGTGGGAAGCCGTGTGGGAATACGCAGAGGAGCAGATGACACAATGCATATCCTGGTGGATGGTGAGGACATGGGGCCTGCAGCCACTGGCATTGCCAAGGTAATGCTGTTGGATTTTCTCATTTCCGTATCCTTTATttccaggcccacatcctttatTTTTACTCCTTTTCTACCATTTTGGTGTCTTGCCTTTCAGCACTCCTTAAGACCCTCTCCCTGATAtctctccatacatacatattctcCCAGTCACCTTTAGGCttcactgttttcacttttttcccttcccctagtCTCATCTTCTGTTGAGACCCCTGCTATCCCATCTGTCCCTCAGCTTTTCTCCCCTGTTGAGTGCAGGGTTTGTGTGAAGAGTAGCAGTATGGGGAGAGGAGGTATGCTGTAATACCCCATTCCCTCACCCATGTGTGCCCCCAGAATGTGTGGGTGGTGCTGGACCTGTACGGGCGGGTGAAGGTCATCTCCATTGTCAGCTCCTCAATGCTAGAGGAGATCGAAGGCACCAAGCCACCCTCCCTCAGCTCAGATACTGGCAGTGAGGGTGAAGAAGATGAGGACGATGAAGAACCAGGCACCACGGTAAGAGCTGAGGTTTGGGGCAAGAGTCCTTGCTGCCATCTAATTGAAATTAAACCCTCTCAACAATATCTGCATGTCTTGGATATTGGGGGtcggagggaagggggaaaaagataacCTACTATCTCGTGTGAGCAAGAGCTGTATAGATAAACAGCTTTCATCGATTCTTAGTACTGGGGAGTAATCTTCCCTATTAATTAGAATAGGACCTGTGAGAATGAAAAAGGAATATAGTTGGAGCCCTAGCCGACACGTACATGTTCCTTCCAACAGGGTGAGAATGAAGCTGTGGTTACCCCTGCAGCCCTTGAGTTCCTGGAGAATCATGGGAAGAACATCCTGTTGTCTAATGGGAACCTGACAGCCACACGGGTGGCCAGCTACAACCAGGGCATAGTTGTAATAAACCAGCCTTTGGTTCCTCAGCAGCTGGTCCAGGTGGGCTGGGCCCCCATCCCTCCCTGAACAGGAAGGGAGGTTCTTGCTCTGAAGTACTCGTTCCTCAATTCCTTCTGACCCCAGTTGCTTCCTTACATAAGAAAGAGAAACGAAAGGCCTATTTCCGtgcctttcatttctctttcttaataGAAAGTATAAAGAAGTTAAAACTTGGCAATCTCTGGAAAAGATGAAGTAGAATGTTGGTTTCCCTTTACGGTTAGAAGAGGACATCATCTGTTTCACAGCCAGAGAGGAATAATGTCAGCACTCTTGATTCAAAACTTCCTTTCTTACTGACACCTAGGCTAGAGAGCCTTTTTtcatttagaaagaaaatcatacCAAAGTTAAACCACCCTTCTTCATATCTGCAGGGGAAGTAATATGTCCTGTTTATCTCCCCTGTCCCACCCAGTGAGACTTCTTTCTGTGGGTCAGTGGCTGCTAGGAGGtaatctcccctttccccaccagGTGCGGCTGGACTTCCTGAACCGGCAGTGGACTTCATCCCTGGCCCTAGGAGTCATTGCCTGCCCTCCTGAGCGGCTCAACTTCCCAGCTTCAGCTTGTGCCCTCAAACGGGCCGCCTGGCTACTTCGGGGCCAGGGTATCTTCCATAATGGCCTCAAGGTGGGCAGGACATGTAAAGAAGGGGAACAGTCGTATAGGCAAGGCAGATCCAGTGTTTGGAGATAACTGAGATATCAGGAAAGGAAAAGGCTCTGAAAAATGGAATGGTATAGGAATTGGGGAGTCATTGGAGCAAATGGGGTAAAATATAAAGGTAATGTGAACCTAAAGAAGAAGTAATAGGTAGACCCAGAGGATGGGCCCTGAGTGGGGAAGAGGTAGGGACAAGTGCTGGGGGGGATCATAAGAAGGGAAGCCTGGAAATAAGAGGGTAAAGGTATATAAAGAAGTACATGTTTGAGTGTGGGGAGACCAGATGAGGGTGTTGGAGAACGGGTATTGATATCTGAGAGGTGGGGTTTTTTGAGAAGTGGCTCAATTCTCATGCTTCTGTCCTCCAGATCTGCGAGAAGTATGGGCCAAACCTGGACACGTGCCCAGAAGGCACGGTGCTGGGGCTGAGGTTGGACGGGTCTGGGGGGCTGCACCTCTTTGTCAATGGTGTGGACCAGGGTGTGGCTGTGGCTGAGGTGCCCCAGCCCTGCCATGCCCTAGTGGACCTCTATGGCCAGTGTGAGCAGGTCAGCAGGGGGTGGTTGGTCAGAAATAGTGCTGGAAGGGGGGAGGAATCTAGGAAGTTAgagcatggtggtggtggtggtgattttaaaagttagaattgggggCGTAGTGAAGTTTGTATGGGGTTGATGGGGCAAACTGGGGagtttaaaagggaaaaggaa is from Trichosurus vulpecula isolate mTriVul1 chromosome 7, mTriVul1.pri, whole genome shotgun sequence and encodes:
- the NEURL4 gene encoding neuralized-like protein 4 translates to MGLMAAAISRQLLHSKDGIPDASAIAGEDLEAVKSQGFTWDEKEKTAQHGGLVAVKEQAALDLDSHCLWQQLSVLRAHWGFELITVAWRGVVGAGPHEKPLCYREGIREESPCPPFPPCHQRSVCSTASKQRYFLGWRLSAIKRRYLCEGCERGILRQSAVAKRLPHRAVKQTPRLSSSRSVAPSPPSVSFIFDPVPGPRYPGAASPLVGGAHLSGQQCPQLSRRPGCQSASVRAAAAVLGMAAGAGGGPGAGAGGGGGGGGGELHPRTGRLVSLSGGGRTARRQQPGQEFNHGLVLSREPLRDGRVFTVRIDRKVNSWSGSIEIGVTALDPGVLDFPSSATGLKGGSWVVSGCSVLRDGRSVLEEYGQDLDQLGEGDRVGVERTAAGELRLWVNGRDCGVAATGLPSRVWAVVDLYGKCTQITVLPPEPGLGTPTPPPAPALPPGDASADQGAAGDEALMLPQAQAQLDKFPNSLESENGFSGMELSEVVSNAILSAYNGGLLSVSLGSPPAGEGPGPGAGGSGLPAPTSLTSNDALLFHEKCGTLIKLSNNNKTAERRRPLDEFNNGVVMTNRPLRDNEMFEIRIDKLVDKWSGSIEIGVTTHNPNSLEYPATMTNLRSGTIMMSGCGILTNGKGTRREYCEFSLDELQEGDHIGLTRKASSALHFFINGIDQGVATSVTPPVVYGVVDLYGMAVKVTIVHNHNHSDRLRRNNAILRALSPEGAHRRPPPGLAHSEPDRLLFHPNCGQKAAITHEGRTALRPHATDDFNHGVVLSSRALRDGELFQVRIDKMVDKWAGSIEIGVTTHNPAYLQLPSTMTNLRSGTWMMTGNGVMHNGTTILDEYGHNLDRLKAGDTVGVVRREDGTLHFFVNGVAQGPAAWNVPPGVYAVVDLYGQAAQATIVDDSELLPLPDDISEGNNQLSPSSPSSGAGATDLRFHQLHGSNAVITNGGRTALRHNCRSEFNDAIVISNRALRDGELFEIVIQKMVDRWSGSIEAGVTAIRPEDLEFPNTMTDIDYDTWMLSGTAIMQDGNTMRNNYGCDLDSLGTGSRIGMMRTAKGDLHYFINGQDQGPACSGLPAGKEVYAVVDLYGQCVQVSITSATGPMDNSLSTSNATEKSFPLHSPVAGVAHRFHSSCGKNVTFGEDGTRAMRVAGYAHGLVFSMKELRTDEVFEVQVEELDEKWAGSFKVGLTTLLPGDLGPGGGTGAGPGLPTSLPELRTKTTWMVSGCEVRRNGQLQRMNYGRNLERLGVGSRVGIRRGADDTMHILVDGEDMGPAATGIAKNVWVVLDLYGRVKVISIVSSSMLEEIEGTKPPSLSSDTGSEGEEDEDDEEPGTTGENEAVVTPAALEFLENHGKNILLSNGNLTATRVASYNQGIVVINQPLVPQQLVQVRLDFLNRQWTSSLALGVIACPPERLNFPASACALKRAAWLLRGQGIFHNGLKICEKYGPNLDTCPEGTVLGLRLDGSGGLHLFVNGVDQGVAVAEVPQPCHALVDLYGQCEQVTIMSLETGAASGEGAGIQGDMEKADVVDGIKESVCWAPPPDASPLKSCEYHALCSRFQELLLLPEDYFVPPPKRSLCYCESCRKLRGDEAHRRRGEPPQEYALPFGWCRFNLRVNPRLETAALSKKWHMAYHGSSVGAVRRVLDRGELGAGSASILSCRPLKAEPGCGYGESGENCVPPREEQPPPVLLSPSLRHAAGTDALASKVQFRDPKSQRPYHAQVAFQVCVRPGSYTPGPPSTALGGPLDPHFSPAELEWVTKEKGATLLYALLVRVE